The DNA window GCAATTTTGGTCGGTATGGCATTGTTAATCTTTTTGGCGGTGCAAAACATTCTCGGTGTGATTGCCGCTATTCCTTCGCTTGTATCGGTTAGTCAACTCACGGATCAACTGATACAGACATTCGTGTATGTTCTCAGTATGGGAATTCCGTTTTTTATTTTATTTTTTGTCTCAAAGCGCGATAAAACCGAATTAATTTCGGCGGAGATACCCAAACCCCATACTTTCTGGCCGGTCATCCTGATGGGCATCGGTTGCATACCCGTTTTACAGTTTGCCGCCGGTTATTTTGATCAGTTGCTGTCATTGGTCAAGCTTGACACCTATCAACCGCTGCTGGACGCGGCGTTTTCGCCGGTTACGGATACAGGTGCGTTGATTGTTCAATTTATTTGCACATCCTTATTAGCGGCAATTTTCGAAGAATTCGCATTCCGGGGTGTGATTTTACAGATTTTACGCAGATACGGAAATACGTTTGCAATTGTTACTTCTGCGCTGATGTTCGGTCTGATCCATGGCAATACTTATCAAATCCCGTTCGCCTTTTTATTCGGGTTAGTGCTCGGTGCGGCGGCGGTTTATACCGGTTCACTCTG is part of the Oscillospiraceae bacterium genome and encodes:
- a CDS encoding type II CAAX endopeptidase family protein; this translates as MEDYKREFYKKLPEDMDFDLQQQWKKYFLRKDAILVGMALLIFLAVQNILGVIAAIPSLVSVSQLTDQLIQTFVYVLSMGIPFFILFFVSKRDKTELISAEIPKPHTFWPVILMGIGCIPVLQFAAGYFDQLLSLVKLDTYQPLLDAAFSPVTDTGALIVQFICTSLLAAIFEEFAFRGVILQILRRYGNTFAIVTSALMFGLIHGNTYQIPFAFLFGLVLGAAAVYTGSLWTPVLLHLINNMVAFGLNIVAERFGDQAGDVATYIAWGAFFLLGAAAAIFVAATAKKSAAFKNERQPYELSGKKKGYGIFFKAPTIIISIVLMALTAFFMTTLVQDWVNSIVQYADLL